CACTATGATATATGCGCACCTTGCTCCGGATCACTTGGCCGATGCGGTGAATAAGCTGGAGTTCTGATTTGAAATGACCGTCAGGCTCATAACCCGAAGGTCAGGGGTTCAAATCCCCTCCCCGCTACCAAATTTAAGCCCCTGAAGTCCAACAGCTTCGGGGATTTTGTTTTGAGTGGGATTTCCTTCAGATACCGGATTTTCTAACAATTTTCTAACATAATTAGCTAAAACTATAGATAATAAGAGAAAACACCAGACAAAAGGCTCAAGCTAAGTTGTTGCTATTATTGCCTCTTAGTGTCTGGTGCTTTCTACTGTTTGGACTTCTGCACAGGCTCATAATCCGAAGGTCACGGATTCATTCTATCCCCTTTTCTATATAATCCTGAAGTTCATTTTCTGCCTTTTTTATTGTTTTAGGAGAGAAGAGGTTCTCAATACGCAAAGGCGGTGCTTCCTTGGCTATCTCTTCAGCGACATTGAGTAAAGCGACCTCATCATACTGGTGCCAATAATATATATATATAAGGCATCGCTTGAGATCAATGATGTAGGAATAAAGCGTATTTCCCAAGCCGCTCTCTATATGTGTTGCCTTTGCAATATACTTAAAATAATCTAAAGTAAGATTCTCTTCGGAGTTTATCTCCCTCAACATTTTGTCCGCCCGCAGATACCTCCAGCAAGGATAGCCATCGCTAAATGTATTCTCTAAATTAGCAACATTGAAATTGGTCGATAATAAGTACACATCTCCTTCTAACTTTCCTGTAAAAGCGAGCTCGCCATCCAGGCCGGCGCTCATAACAACCGCGTCGCCAGTTGCATCGGCTAGGTGTATTTGATAGCTAATAGATCCTCCCCAATTGTACATTGTGGCAAAGGTAATTGCCTCTTTCACAGTAGCGCAGTTTTCCTGAATCTTCCTCATAATTGCGCCGCGATTCGGAAGTTCAGGATGATCATTTAGTTTTGCCTCCGGCAGGGCATTATAGTCAAAGGCTAGACCTTTTTCATTGACTCCACCCTGTGGATTATGGTTTTCAAAACCAAAGTACACTCCTCCGTAGGTCGTATCACTCCGCGGTCTGATCCAATAATATAATCCAATCTTCTTGTAATCTTCATTATTCCCAAACAAAGCAGTATTCCCGTATGAGGCAGAGAATATGGTACAAGAGCCAGGTACTAGTGGCAATTCATCGGAAATATCATTGACATTACAGGACTCCTGAGCATGAATACTGAAAGAACACAAAAACGTAATCGTTATGATTACGATCACAAGATGCGTTTTATTGCACTTCATTATATAACCCTCCGTATAATATATTGCGATGGTTTTTCATAATAGCATACAACGCCGTTTTTTCACAGCTATCAGATAATGTAAGTTCATTCTGAAAGAACCATTTGTTTTGATTAGTAATCATATGGTTAATGATACGGGAGATAAATCAAATAAGTTCGAATTTAAAATTCTGAAAATGGCAATTGATCCCTTGGAGCTCTTACGTGTCAGAAATAACAATGTTGAATTGCAGCTTCTTCCTCTTAATTTTCAATGTAGATGACCGAAAATACATACACCTCTTTCTAACATTTTTCTAACATAATTAGCCAAACCACCAGATAATAAGAGAAAACACCAGACAAAAGGCTCAAGCTAAGTTGTTGCTATTATTGCCTATTAGTGTCTGGTGCTTTCTACTGTTTGGACTTCTGTACAGGCTCATAACCCGAAGCACATGTGATGTGGTTGTCAGGGGTTCAAATCCTGCTCCCGCTACCAAATTTAAGCCCCTGAAGTTCAATAACTTCGGGGGCTTCTTTTTTTCGGGGAAAACCTTCAGAAACCGGAATTTCTAACAGTTTTCTAACAAAACTTCCAGATTACTGACCAATCATAATCCACTAACGATCAATAAGTTAATGCTCGTTCTTGGTTCCCGTTTCGATCTCAAAACCTTACAATCACACCTCCGTGGGCATGAATAAACTTGATATTATCGTCAAAGGTCTGGTGATAATCAACTCCGATCTCGAGCGTAATCATCCGATTGACTTCGTGATTGAGCCCGGCGCCGACATTGAAACCGAACTCGTTGTCACCAATATCGGGTAAATAATATCCGAGACCGCCGCCGATATAATACGACCAGGGCGGCATCGGCAACAATCGATACGGCTGATAATACCGTCCGTTAACCGAAATATTAATTATATAGTTATCATCATACAAGGCGCTTTTGGCTTTGAAATCATTTTTACCGACAAATCCCATAACGGCTATTTGCGGTGTAAACCAATAGCCGGCATCAAGCATGAAGTTTATACCCGGGTCATACGCATTGGCAAAACCACCGGTCGGTACCGCCGTTCCGGTATGGAGACTGAGGCTGATTTTTTTGAATAGTATTGGACCCCATGGTTCCGGATCGTCACCATCGATAATTCCATCTCCATCGGCATCCTTGTCCGCATCATTTCTGTGACCGTCGTTATCAATATCTCCCAGAGGTTCATTGCCATCTAGAATACCGTCACCATCACAATCCGGATCATAAATGCAAAGAATACCGTTTCCATTAATATCTCCTTGAACCTCATCTTCATCACGTCTTCCGTCATTATCTTGATCGTAAGTTCGTGGTAATGATATTTGGATATCATCAACATATGCTAAAGCCGGACCGTCGCAATCGCTGCCAGGATATTCTGCTGAAACACCCCAACTACCTCCTTGGGCAACGACATAAAAATCGGAATAGCATCCGAATTCATCGGTAACCACAGTACGGTATATGGGATACCCGGAAGGATCTTCATAACGAATAATAATTTCTTCATATGGACGAGGCGGATTGGTACACCCCTGAATATTGATAATCTCACAAGTATCACGGCCTACGGGATCATGCACTACGGCCGCCAAGGATTTAAGGATTTTATAATTGCATTCTTGTGTTTGAGCGCCCAGAGTAATTTCGGTTCTATTTCTCAAATCAACCTGAGCTGTCCCACCGCCGACTGGAATAAGAGTGTGACCTCT
This window of the Candidatus Zixiibacteriota bacterium genome carries:
- a CDS encoding carcinine hydrolase/isopenicillin-N N-acyltransferase family protein is translated as MKCNKTHLVIVIITITFLCSFSIHAQESCNVNDISDELPLVPGSCTIFSASYGNTALFGNNEDYKKIGLYYWIRPRSDTTYGGVYFGFENHNPQGGVNEKGLAFDYNALPEAKLNDHPELPNRGAIMRKIQENCATVKEAITFATMYNWGGSISYQIHLADATGDAVVMSAGLDGELAFTGKLEGDVYLLSTNFNVANLENTFSDGYPCWRYLRADKMLREINSEENLTLDYFKYIAKATHIESGLGNTLYSYIIDLKRCLIYIYYWHQYDEVALLNVAEEIAKEAPPLRIENLFSPKTIKKAENELQDYIEKGIE